The Exiguobacterium aurantiacum DSM 6208 genome includes a window with the following:
- the rpsP gene encoding 30S ribosomal protein S16: protein MAVKIRLKRMGAKKSPFYRIVVADSRSPRDGRFIEQVGHYNPVAKPEAEVRINEELALKWLADGAKPSDTVRNLFSKAGIMEKFHNAKNAK, encoded by the coding sequence ATGGCAGTTAAAATTCGTCTCAAGCGCATGGGCGCAAAAAAATCACCTTTCTACCGGATCGTTGTCGCTGATTCACGTTCACCACGTGATGGCCGTTTCATCGAGCAAGTAGGACACTACAACCCGGTTGCAAAACCTGAAGCAGAAGTTCGCATCAACGAAGAACTCGCTCTCAAATGGTTGGCAGACGGCGCTAAGCCATCTGACACAGTTCGTAACTTGTTCTCTAAAGCAGGGATCATGGAGAAATTCCACAACGCGAAAAACGCGAAGTAA
- the ffh gene encoding signal recognition particle protein encodes MAFEGLSERLQASLAKMRGKGKISEADVKEMMREVRLALLEADVNFKVVKQFVNDVKERAIGQDVMKSLTPGQQVVKIVHEELTTLMGSDVVPITFSSKPPTVVMMVGLQGAGKTTTTGKLANLIRKKHNRSPLLVAADIYRPAAIKQLETLGKQLDLPVFSLGDQVKPEEIVTKALEHAKTNHHDFVLIDTAGRLHIDETLMGELENVKAIAKPNEIFLVVDAMTGQDAVNVADSFNELLGITGVVLTKLDGDTRGGAALSIKAVTGAPIKFVGLGEKLDALEPFHPERMASRILGMGDVLTLIEKAESQMDQDAAKELESKMRDASFTFDDFIEQLGQVKNMGPIDELLSMLPGAGKMKGLKNVQIDEKQLDHVEAIIRSMTKHERAHPEVLNASRRKRIAKGSGRSIQEVNRLIKQFDDMKKLMKQMSGQMKGKKKGLGLPFF; translated from the coding sequence ATGGCATTTGAAGGATTATCAGAACGATTGCAGGCGTCACTTGCGAAGATGCGCGGCAAAGGAAAAATCTCCGAGGCTGATGTCAAAGAGATGATGCGTGAAGTTCGCCTCGCGCTCCTTGAAGCCGATGTCAACTTCAAAGTCGTCAAACAGTTCGTCAACGACGTGAAAGAACGGGCCATCGGCCAAGACGTCATGAAATCGTTGACGCCAGGACAACAAGTCGTCAAAATCGTTCACGAAGAGTTAACGACTTTGATGGGTAGCGATGTCGTCCCGATCACCTTTAGCTCGAAACCGCCGACGGTCGTCATGATGGTCGGATTACAAGGTGCGGGTAAGACGACGACGACCGGCAAGCTAGCGAACTTGATTCGCAAAAAGCATAACCGGAGTCCGCTTCTCGTCGCGGCCGATATTTATCGCCCCGCGGCCATCAAGCAGCTCGAGACGCTCGGCAAACAGCTCGATCTACCGGTGTTCTCACTTGGCGACCAAGTGAAACCGGAAGAGATCGTGACGAAAGCACTCGAGCACGCCAAAACAAATCATCACGATTTCGTGTTGATAGATACGGCTGGTCGCCTTCACATTGACGAGACGCTCATGGGTGAGCTCGAAAACGTGAAAGCGATCGCCAAACCAAATGAAATCTTCCTCGTCGTCGATGCGATGACGGGACAAGATGCGGTCAACGTGGCCGACAGCTTCAATGAGTTGCTCGGGATCACCGGGGTCGTGCTCACAAAGCTCGACGGAGACACACGTGGTGGGGCAGCCCTTTCAATTAAGGCAGTCACGGGAGCGCCGATCAAATTCGTCGGTCTCGGTGAAAAGTTGGATGCCCTCGAACCTTTCCATCCGGAACGCATGGCGTCACGGATTCTCGGAATGGGTGACGTGCTCACGCTCATTGAAAAAGCCGAGTCACAGATGGACCAAGATGCCGCCAAAGAGCTCGAGAGCAAAATGCGCGATGCATCATTCACGTTCGATGATTTTATCGAGCAATTGGGTCAAGTGAAAAACATGGGCCCGATTGATGAGTTACTTTCGATGTTACCTGGTGCAGGTAAGATGAAAGGGTTGAAGAACGTCCAAATCGACGAGAAACAACTCGATCACGTCGAAGCGATCATCCGCTCGATGACGAAGCATGAGCGCGCGCATCCAGAAGTGCTCAACGCGAGTCGTCGTAAGCGAATCGCAAAAGGAAGCGGTCGCTCCATCCAGGAAGTGAACCGCCTCATCAAACAGTTCGACGACATGAAGAAGCTGATGAAGCAGATGTCAGGACAAATGAAAGGGAAGAAAAAAGGCCTCGGTCTTCCGTTCTTCTAA
- a CDS encoding putative DNA-binding protein, translating to MSLEKTNRMNYLFDFYQALLTPKQRNYMSLYYLDDFSLGEIAEEFEVSRQAVYDNIKRTETMLEQYEEKLGLFTKYEQRQLLLQTLKRQVELSPDATETISALENLE from the coding sequence ATGTCGCTCGAAAAAACGAATCGAATGAACTATTTGTTCGATTTTTATCAAGCGCTTCTCACGCCGAAACAGCGCAACTATATGTCTCTTTATTACCTAGATGACTTTTCGCTCGGAGAGATTGCGGAAGAGTTCGAAGTCAGCCGTCAAGCGGTCTACGATAACATAAAGCGTACTGAAACGATGCTCGAGCAGTACGAGGAGAAATTAGGCTTGTTCACGAAATACGAACAGCGCCAACTTCTGCTCCAGACGCTCAAACGTCAAGTCGAGCTTTCGCCCGACGCGACGGAGACGATTTCGGCGCTTGAGAATTTAGAGTAG